In a genomic window of Mastomys coucha isolate ucsf_1 unplaced genomic scaffold, UCSF_Mcou_1 pScaffold17, whole genome shotgun sequence:
- the LOC116094917 gene encoding protein FAM104A-like isoform X3: MSERLFPRKRRRNRNDDDNHTPPQTKRNSRNPIFQDSWDTESLSSDSGGSSSSSINSPDRANGPESSLSHIIPGSCPSIPQPMPEQSALCQGPYFHINQTLKEAHFHSLQHRGQPPT; the protein is encoded by the coding sequence ATGAGCGAGCGCCTCTTCCccagaaaaaggagaagaaataggAATGATGATGACAACCACACTCCTCCCCAGACCAAAAGGAACAGTAGGAACCCCATCTTCCAGGACTCCTGGGACACAGAGTCTTTGAGCAGCGACAGTggtgggagcagcagcagcagcatcaacagCCCAGACAGGGCCAATGGGCCAGAGAGCAGCCTGAGCCACATCATCCCTGGATCTTGCCCCAGCATCCCCCAGCCGATGCCTGAGCAGTCTGCACTGTGCCAAGGCCCTTACTTCCACATCAATCAGACCCTGAAGGAGGCTCACTTTCACAGCCTACAGCACCGAGGCCAGCCTCCGACATGA
- the LOC116094917 gene encoding protein FAM104A-like isoform X2 translates to MQILNEKVAPSHSPSPAAMSERLFPRKRRRNRNDDDNHTPPQTKRNSRNPIFQDSWDTESLSSDSGGSSSSSINSPDRANGPESSLSHIIPGSCPSIPQPMPEQSALCQGPYFHINQTLKEAHFHSLQHRGQPPT, encoded by the coding sequence GGTGGCGCCGAGTCACTCGCCTTCACCAGCTGCCATGAGCGAGCGCCTCTTCCccagaaaaaggagaagaaataggAATGATGATGACAACCACACTCCTCCCCAGACCAAAAGGAACAGTAGGAACCCCATCTTCCAGGACTCCTGGGACACAGAGTCTTTGAGCAGCGACAGTggtgggagcagcagcagcagcatcaacagCCCAGACAGGGCCAATGGGCCAGAGAGCAGCCTGAGCCACATCATCCCTGGATCTTGCCCCAGCATCCCCCAGCCGATGCCTGAGCAGTCTGCACTGTGCCAAGGCCCTTACTTCCACATCAATCAGACCCTGAAGGAGGCTCACTTTCACAGCCTACAGCACCGAGGCCAGCCTCCGACATGA